In Deinococcus misasensis DSM 22328, one DNA window encodes the following:
- a CDS encoding carbohydrate kinase family protein, which produces MKFIAVGGVLMDFLRQEDKSWLTRPGGSAWNVARVMAKLGITPGFMGAISTDPFGETLLEATVKAGIRTDLIQRTPAPTSLSFVFQSHPATYAFRAEGGSDRQLVPSASLCRTAKLVYLGGISVVRSPLLHQMVPFVQDLVRQGIDVAYDPNFRAQEAEGFRSLFWQLLPFLKHLKVSDEDLLGLKTNVQDILKFNPDLQVLLTKGSLGAELHTTEAVFRHAGYTVNVRDTVGAGDASMAGLLYHLLTFPEAPPSDLLAFALGCGAAACTQPGAHAPSLSEVHTLMEENACQKP; this is translated from the coding sequence GTGAAGTTCATTGCGGTGGGGGGCGTCCTGATGGATTTTCTCCGACAGGAGGACAAAAGCTGGCTGACCCGGCCCGGAGGCAGTGCATGGAACGTGGCCCGGGTGATGGCCAAGCTCGGGATCACGCCCGGATTCATGGGGGCGATCAGCACCGACCCGTTTGGCGAAACCTTGCTGGAAGCCACCGTGAAGGCCGGTATCCGCACCGACTTGATCCAGAGGACCCCTGCGCCCACCAGCCTGTCTTTCGTGTTCCAGTCCCATCCGGCCACCTATGCTTTCCGTGCCGAAGGGGGCAGCGACCGCCAACTGGTTCCTTCGGCCAGCCTGTGCCGCACAGCCAAACTGGTCTACCTTGGTGGGATCAGTGTGGTGCGTTCACCCCTCCTGCACCAGATGGTTCCTTTCGTGCAGGACCTTGTTCGGCAGGGCATCGATGTGGCTTACGATCCCAATTTCAGGGCTCAGGAGGCCGAGGGGTTCCGCTCCCTGTTCTGGCAACTTTTGCCATTCTTGAAACACCTGAAAGTCTCGGATGAAGACCTCCTCGGCCTGAAAACCAACGTGCAGGACATTCTCAAGTTCAACCCTGACCTACAGGTGCTTTTGACAAAAGGCAGCTTGGGGGCAGAACTGCATACAACTGAAGCGGTCTTCAGGCACGCTGGATACACTGTAAACGTCAGGGACACCGTGGGAGCCGGAGACGCCAGCATGGCTGGCCTGCTGTACCATCTGCTCACTTTCCCTGAAGCCCCACCCTCTGACCTGCTTGCTTTTGCGCTGGGATGCGGTGCAGCTGCCTGCACCCAGCCCGGAGCCCACGCCCCTTCGCTTTCTGAAGTTCACACCCTCATGGAGGAAAACGCATGCCAAAAGCCCTGA
- a CDS encoding MBL fold metallo-hydrolase — protein MWQQIHGGLYAFLSSHHCYALIEGHRAVLIEHHPEALAQLDTLGVTEVLGVLLTHVHPESAGIPDTLQVEVPEAEHPLFTHPEEVLARRQRFNRYRVLQDDHLPKTGREAGKLLDHDRIERLGTFEVVPTPGHTPGSVTLLLDHQRKRFAFVGDLLSGPGQVLDLSFTQWSYGGGEGLAGSVLSLLDLQDRNIDVLLPAHGQIMWDAQTALSLTVDRLWALVQLRRHNPRLKILRDAPFVPVTKCVLMNRTSFAHHYVVLSSSGKALFIDFGYDFMFGMADSTERHARRPWLYNLPHLKAFGVTHIDAVIPTHIHDDHVAGIPLLKRVHGTRVLLPRRFAEVLEHPEQWDVPCQWFDPIKADQIVEETFVWEEHIFKVLPLPGHTPHAVGLLLDIDGERLLFQGDVLADDGLSLNYIYQNGFDPADFVQVARMLQAEKPTLLLGGHWDPVRITPEWLDQLQHRAETLQELHQQLQEPHP, from the coding sequence GTGTGGCAACAGATTCACGGTGGCCTCTATGCTTTTCTGTCCAGCCACCACTGCTACGCCCTGATTGAAGGGCACCGTGCCGTCCTGATCGAGCACCACCCGGAAGCTTTAGCGCAACTGGACACCCTCGGGGTGACGGAAGTGCTCGGGGTGCTGCTCACCCACGTGCACCCTGAAAGCGCAGGCATCCCGGACACACTTCAGGTGGAGGTCCCCGAGGCCGAGCACCCCCTTTTCACCCATCCAGAGGAGGTTTTGGCCCGCCGTCAGCGGTTCAACCGTTACCGGGTCCTGCAAGACGACCACCTCCCGAAAACCGGTCGGGAAGCTGGAAAACTGCTGGATCACGACCGCATTGAACGGCTCGGGACTTTTGAAGTGGTGCCCACCCCCGGACACACGCCGGGCAGTGTGACCTTGCTCCTCGACCATCAGCGGAAACGCTTTGCCTTTGTGGGGGATTTGCTGTCGGGTCCCGGTCAGGTGCTGGACCTGTCGTTCACCCAGTGGAGTTACGGCGGAGGGGAAGGTCTGGCCGGGTCGGTCCTGTCTTTGCTGGACCTGCAAGACCGCAACATCGATGTGCTGCTTCCCGCTCACGGTCAAATCATGTGGGACGCTCAGACGGCACTGTCCCTGACGGTTGATCGCCTGTGGGCTCTGGTGCAGTTGAGGCGTCACAACCCGCGCCTCAAAATCCTCAGGGATGCCCCTTTCGTTCCAGTGACCAAGTGCGTTCTGATGAACCGCACCAGTTTCGCCCACCATTACGTGGTGCTGTCCAGCAGTGGCAAAGCCCTGTTCATCGATTTTGGTTATGACTTCATGTTCGGCATGGCCGACAGCACCGAAAGGCACGCCCGCAGGCCGTGGCTGTACAACCTGCCCCACCTGAAAGCTTTCGGAGTGACCCACATCGACGCGGTGATCCCCACCCACATCCACGATGACCATGTGGCCGGAATTCCCCTTTTAAAACGGGTGCATGGAACTCGGGTCTTGCTGCCCAGACGGTTTGCCGAAGTTCTCGAGCACCCCGAGCAGTGGGATGTGCCCTGCCAGTGGTTTGACCCCATCAAAGCGGACCAAATTGTAGAAGAAACCTTCGTGTGGGAGGAACATATTTTCAAAGTGCTCCCCCTGCCCGGTCACACCCCCCATGCGGTGGGCCTCCTGCTGGACATCGACGGTGAACGCCTGCTTTTTCAGGGGGACGTGCTCGCAGATGACGGTCTGTCCCTGAATTACATTTACCAGAACGGCTTTGACCCGGCCGATTTCGTGCAGGTGGCCCGGATGTTGCAGGCTGAAAAACCCACCTTGCTGCTCGGGGGTCACTGGGACCCGGTGCGGATCACCCCCGAGTGGCTGGACCAGTTGCAACACCGGGCGGAAACCTTGCAGGAATTGCACCAGCAACTTCAGGAGCCTCATCCATGA
- the otnK gene encoding 3-oxo-tetronate kinase produces the protein MPVLGCIADDFTGGTDLASNLVKSGFRVVLTTGLPEGPLPEVDALVVALKIRTVPASEAVDEALKALDFLQRVGCQRFYFKYCSTFDSTPLGNIGPVTEALLERLSETHTILCPAFPDNGRTLYQGHLFVGSRLLNESGMQHHPLTPMTDPDLVRVLSAQSRLQVGLLSHDHVCKGPQAAGETLETLSQQASLILTDALCNADLHTLAEATSHLKLITGGSGLALGLKPPATHQEAHPFEWFEGRKAILAGSCSRATLQQLEQAKRIFPHLKLHPEQLARDLEGTLQTALDWCLNQPEDLPVLVYASGHPEEVQSAQERLGKQEAGHLIEQALSSLAILLSERGFTRFIVAGGETSGAVVQALKVPYLQIGPAICPGVPWTATDRLNLALKSGNFGSERFFEEAWEVT, from the coding sequence ATGCCCGTGCTGGGCTGCATCGCCGATGATTTCACCGGAGGCACCGACCTGGCCAGCAACCTGGTGAAATCCGGTTTCCGTGTGGTACTGACCACCGGACTGCCCGAGGGACCACTGCCGGAGGTAGACGCTCTGGTGGTGGCCCTCAAAATCCGCACCGTTCCCGCTTCAGAAGCAGTTGATGAGGCCCTGAAGGCACTGGATTTCCTGCAAAGGGTGGGCTGCCAGAGGTTTTACTTCAAATACTGCTCCACCTTTGATTCCACCCCTCTGGGGAACATTGGTCCAGTCACGGAAGCCCTGCTGGAACGGCTCTCTGAAACCCACACCATCCTGTGTCCAGCTTTTCCGGACAATGGCCGCACCCTTTATCAGGGGCACCTGTTTGTGGGCAGTCGCCTGCTGAACGAAAGCGGCATGCAGCACCACCCCCTCACCCCCATGACCGACCCCGATCTGGTGCGGGTGCTTTCTGCCCAGAGTCGCCTTCAGGTGGGCCTTCTCTCTCACGACCATGTGTGCAAAGGTCCACAAGCAGCAGGGGAGACACTCGAAACCCTGTCCCAGCAGGCGTCTTTGATCCTGACGGACGCGCTTTGCAATGCAGACCTCCACACCCTTGCAGAGGCCACCTCCCACCTGAAACTGATCACCGGGGGGAGTGGACTGGCCCTCGGGCTGAAACCTCCTGCAACCCATCAAGAAGCCCATCCTTTTGAGTGGTTTGAGGGGCGCAAAGCCATTCTGGCCGGAAGCTGCTCCAGAGCCACCCTGCAACAACTTGAGCAGGCCAAAAGGATTTTTCCACACCTGAAACTGCACCCTGAACAGCTTGCCCGCGATCTTGAAGGCACCCTGCAAACGGCTCTGGACTGGTGCCTGAATCAGCCCGAGGACCTGCCGGTTCTGGTCTACGCCAGTGGTCATCCAGAGGAGGTACAGTCTGCGCAGGAGAGGCTCGGGAAACAGGAAGCTGGTCACCTGATCGAACAGGCCCTTTCAAGTCTTGCAATCCTGCTGAGTGAGAGGGGCTTTACCCGTTTCATTGTGGCCGGAGGTGAGACCTCTGGAGCGGTGGTGCAGGCCCTGAAGGTGCCCTACCTCCAGATTGGCCCGGCCATCTGTCCGGGGGTGCCGTGGACCGCCACCGACCGCCTCAATCTGGCCCTCAAATCTGGCAATTTCGGCTCAGAACGGTTCTTTGAAGAAGCGTGGGAGGTCACATGA
- a CDS encoding protein O-GlcNAcase, with protein MTRFSGVIEGFYGRPYRFAERHSLIALMGDLGLNTYLYGPKNDTQHRNRWREPYTPEEMALFARLTEHARSCGVDFMVGLSPLEFHYSDPQDLSLLLDKQQQFLDIGVQSFSLFLDDMPDRFRYEDDAEAFGTLANAQSQLCHTLQKHTPGVFSFVPTEYYGSGDSAYLRELGEKLPPETEVFWTGSDVCSPSITREETLRVSAILKRKVVYWDNYPVNDLDMRFDPHLLPYRNREAGVWQESSGILLNLALQPEASKIPLITFSEYLQLGEQYQPFQAWERALLRCTGNPQDARAVQWLAELARRDPLGPHEALDNLLYPLMDHFWQERGGAPEQAGPELQGRPPIQLSEAPSMHLRDVALQLEHAVFRLEHLQNRDLLTDLLPWTRKLKGCVRILKLSLAVIDHPQDTRLREVLFEDLPEVRADFHWVAGDLIDQFARRCVWHAHQQGGQ; from the coding sequence ATGACCCGATTCAGCGGCGTGATCGAAGGTTTTTACGGCAGGCCGTACCGCTTCGCGGAGCGCCACAGTTTGATTGCCCTGATGGGTGACCTCGGGCTGAACACCTACCTGTACGGACCCAAAAACGACACCCAGCACCGCAACCGCTGGCGTGAACCCTACACCCCAGAGGAAATGGCCCTTTTCGCCCGACTGACCGAGCACGCCCGGTCCTGCGGAGTGGATTTCATGGTGGGGCTGAGCCCTCTGGAATTCCATTACAGCGATCCACAAGACCTCAGCCTCCTGCTTGACAAACAACAGCAGTTTCTGGATATCGGCGTGCAGTCTTTTTCGCTTTTCCTTGATGACATGCCCGACCGTTTCCGCTATGAGGATGATGCAGAGGCCTTTGGAACGCTGGCCAACGCCCAGAGCCAGTTGTGCCACACGCTTCAAAAGCACACGCCCGGCGTCTTTTCCTTTGTGCCCACCGAGTACTATGGCAGCGGCGACTCTGCTTACCTGCGGGAACTCGGGGAGAAACTGCCCCCAGAGACTGAAGTGTTCTGGACGGGCTCGGACGTGTGCAGCCCGAGCATCACAAGGGAAGAAACCCTGAGGGTTTCCGCCATCCTGAAACGCAAGGTGGTGTACTGGGACAACTATCCGGTCAACGATCTGGACATGCGTTTCGATCCGCACCTGCTGCCTTACCGCAACCGGGAGGCCGGGGTGTGGCAGGAAAGCTCGGGCATCCTCCTGAACCTTGCCCTGCAACCTGAGGCCAGCAAAATCCCCCTGATCACCTTCAGCGAATACCTGCAGCTTGGTGAGCAGTACCAGCCGTTTCAGGCGTGGGAACGTGCGCTTTTGAGATGCACCGGAAACCCTCAGGACGCCAGAGCCGTGCAGTGGCTTGCCGAACTGGCCAGACGGGACCCTCTGGGTCCACATGAGGCGCTGGACAATCTCCTGTACCCCCTGATGGACCACTTCTGGCAGGAAAGGGGAGGGGCGCCCGAGCAGGCCGGACCAGAATTGCAGGGTCGCCCACCCATCCAGCTTTCCGAAGCCCCTTCAATGCATTTGAGGGACGTTGCCTTGCAACTTGAACACGCGGTGTTTCGTCTGGAGCACCTGCAAAACCGTGACCTGCTCACCGACCTGCTGCCATGGACCCGCAAACTCAAAGGCTGTGTGCGCATCCTGAAACTCTCCCTCGCGGTGATTGACCACCCGCAGGACACCCGCCTCAGGGAAGTGCTGTTTGAGGACCTCCCAGAAGTGCGGGCAGATTTTCACTGGGTGGCAGGAGACCTGATCGACCAGTTTGCCCGCAGGTGCGTGTGGCACGCCCATCAGCAAGGAGGACAGTGA
- a CDS encoding ThuA domain-containing protein, which yields MPKALILYGGWEGHDPVGFNTWFTQRLEQHGFEVKSQSHTVPLSEEDVQVDLIVPHVTMDKISGESSKRIREAVLNGTGLAGIHGGMGDSFREDTEFQFMTGGQFVSHPGNIRPYSVQIKDHDHTISQGLADFQVVTEQYFMHVDPGNHVLATTTFDGEHAPWLEGIVMPVAWTRMHGKGRVFYQSIGHALSDMQVPEVEALTVCGLLWAAGR from the coding sequence ATGCCAAAAGCCCTGATCCTTTACGGTGGCTGGGAAGGCCACGACCCGGTCGGATTCAACACATGGTTCACCCAAAGGCTCGAACAGCACGGCTTTGAAGTGAAAAGCCAGAGCCACACCGTCCCCCTTTCTGAAGAAGATGTGCAGGTGGACCTGATCGTGCCCCACGTGACCATGGACAAAATCTCTGGAGAGAGCAGCAAACGGATCCGCGAGGCCGTTCTGAACGGCACCGGATTGGCCGGAATTCACGGCGGAATGGGAGACAGTTTCCGCGAAGACACCGAATTCCAGTTCATGACCGGAGGGCAATTCGTCAGCCATCCCGGCAACATCCGCCCCTACAGCGTGCAAATCAAGGACCATGACCACACGATCAGTCAGGGCCTCGCTGATTTTCAGGTGGTCACCGAGCAGTATTTCATGCACGTGGACCCCGGCAACCATGTGCTGGCCACCACCACCTTTGATGGGGAACACGCCCCGTGGCTGGAAGGCATTGTGATGCCGGTGGCATGGACCCGCATGCACGGCAAGGGGAGGGTCTTCTACCAGTCCATCGGGCATGCCCTCAGTGACATGCAGGTGCCCGAGGTGGAAGCCCTGACCGTGTGCGGCTTGCTCTGGGCCGCAGGACGCTGA
- a CDS encoding Gfo/Idh/MocA family protein, with protein sequence MNRVNVAVVGCGVIAAVYAREIQTFDNLHLLGCFDLDPEKRDKLALEANCKAYPTYEALLADPEVDVVLNLTILPAHFEVSMQALQASKHVFSEKPLASSSSEARALVEAAQANGVRLGCAPITFMGEAQQKALRTLRSGAIGEVRMIYAETNHGRIETWHPTPFSFYEVGPLRDVGVYPMMVITSIFGPAKRVWAYGTVLKKDRVSKRGVPFEVQAPDWYVLMIELHSGPVVRLTCSFYVTHTSKQTGIEFHGDEGQLHLSNWVEPSATLEQAPFGKPYEPQPEDPSSKIPFRYALGLSEMASAIRENRPHRASGEQAAHIVDLFEAAHRSIQQGGFVEVHSTFTPPAPMED encoded by the coding sequence GTGAACAGAGTGAATGTGGCGGTGGTGGGCTGCGGCGTGATCGCTGCCGTGTACGCCCGGGAAATCCAGACCTTTGACAACCTGCACCTGCTGGGCTGCTTTGACCTCGATCCGGAAAAACGGGACAAGCTGGCCCTCGAAGCGAACTGCAAGGCTTACCCCACCTATGAAGCGCTGCTGGCCGATCCAGAGGTGGATGTGGTCCTCAACCTGACCATTCTGCCCGCCCACTTCGAGGTGTCCATGCAGGCCCTGCAAGCCTCCAAGCACGTGTTCAGTGAAAAACCTCTGGCCTCCAGCAGCAGTGAAGCCAGAGCACTTGTGGAGGCTGCGCAGGCAAATGGGGTCCGTCTGGGATGCGCTCCCATCACCTTCATGGGGGAGGCCCAGCAGAAAGCCCTGCGCACCTTGCGCTCGGGGGCCATCGGGGAAGTGCGCATGATTTATGCGGAAACCAACCACGGGCGCATCGAAACCTGGCACCCCACCCCCTTCAGTTTTTATGAGGTTGGACCGCTCAGGGACGTGGGCGTTTACCCCATGATGGTGATCACCAGCATTTTCGGTCCAGCCAAGCGGGTGTGGGCGTATGGCACGGTCCTCAAGAAAGACCGGGTCAGCAAAAGGGGGGTGCCCTTCGAGGTGCAGGCCCCGGACTGGTACGTGCTGATGATCGAACTGCACAGTGGTCCGGTGGTGCGCCTCACCTGCTCTTTTTACGTGACCCACACCAGCAAACAGACCGGCATCGAGTTCCATGGGGATGAAGGGCAACTCCACCTCTCCAACTGGGTGGAGCCTTCCGCCACGCTGGAACAGGCCCCGTTTGGCAAACCTTACGAACCCCAACCCGAGGACCCCTCCAGCAAAATCCCTTTCCGGTACGCCCTCGGGTTGAGCGAGATGGCCTCTGCGATTCGGGAAAACCGTCCCCACCGGGCCAGTGGTGAGCAGGCCGCGCACATCGTGGACCTGTTTGAAGCCGCCCACCGCTCGATTCAGCAGGGGGGTTTTGTGGAGGTCCACTCGACCTTCACCCCTCCGGCACCCATGGAGGACTGA
- the otnC gene encoding 3-oxo-tetronate 4-phosphate decarboxylase — protein MNASQWRERLCTVGRRLYQRGLCPGTSGNLSVRLEDGWLLTPTRSCLGELLPEDISLLDFQGNPISGKPPSKEAFMHLAYYQHRPEARAVVHLHSTFAVAVSCLQGLNPESCVPFITPYFVMQIGDLPLVPYHRPGSTHLGQEIALRAAKHTAVLLANHGPVVSGRSLDEAAYATEELEEALKVFFLLQGRSFQGLTPEQVAELRP, from the coding sequence ATGAACGCATCCCAATGGCGTGAACGCCTCTGCACAGTGGGTCGCAGGCTGTACCAGAGGGGACTCTGCCCGGGCACCTCGGGGAACCTCAGCGTGCGTCTGGAAGACGGCTGGCTCCTCACCCCGACCCGTTCTTGCCTCGGGGAGTTGCTTCCAGAGGACATCAGCTTGCTGGACTTTCAGGGCAACCCCATCTCAGGCAAACCCCCTTCCAAAGAGGCATTCATGCATCTGGCGTACTATCAGCATCGGCCTGAGGCACGGGCAGTGGTGCACTTGCATTCCACCTTTGCCGTCGCGGTTTCCTGTTTGCAGGGCCTGAACCCTGAGTCCTGCGTTCCGTTCATCACCCCGTACTTCGTGATGCAAATTGGCGATTTGCCTCTGGTGCCGTACCACAGGCCCGGTTCTACCCATCTCGGGCAGGAAATTGCCCTCCGTGCAGCGAAACACACCGCGGTCTTGCTGGCGAACCACGGTCCGGTGGTCTCGGGGCGCTCTCTGGATGAGGCAGCTTATGCTACCGAAGAACTGGAAGAAGCTTTGAAGGTGTTTTTTCTTCTGCAAGGTAGATCGTTTCAGGGATTGACGCCAGAGCAGGTGGCTGAACTCAGGCCTTAA
- a CDS encoding amylo-alpha-1,6-glucosidase: MDQAREIAEKRLLANGSPLGLLGSSTAYQQVWARDSMICGLGLMVTRDPQGPEIMRRSLNTLQAYQSRLGNIPHNVGFTGIPDPALIAHGGSLQVGEGKPQVVVDTAHAGCIDNSLWFIIGQHYTHQMDQDTMRLKAAWQAIQRAYTWLEYQDSNECGLLEVHEAMDWADLFANRYNSLWPNVLWYAAQKSMAGMAEALGQDPEVYLQRAEDIRFKINTLLWVGPEVPKDLGWVENHRKEWLYPIRATVNLYQERPYFLPYMAFRDWCDRFDTFGNLCAILFGVANEQQTARIFDFIRSHGIDEPHPIKALYPPVMPGEREWREYYRVRNLNLPDHYHNGGAWPFLGGFYVAALVKAGRLAEARHQLARLTEMNRMAREPGQEWDFNEWFHGRSGKPAGFRGQSWSTAMYIYAHECVQRGECPVFGGLW, encoded by the coding sequence ATGGATCAGGCCCGTGAAATTGCCGAGAAACGCCTGCTCGCCAACGGAAGCCCCCTCGGGCTTCTGGGGTCCAGCACCGCTTACCAGCAGGTGTGGGCCAGAGACAGCATGATTTGCGGTCTGGGTTTGATGGTGACCCGCGACCCTCAGGGACCGGAGATCATGCGGCGCAGCCTGAACACCCTGCAAGCCTACCAGAGCAGGCTCGGGAACATTCCGCACAACGTGGGATTCACTGGGATTCCCGACCCGGCATTGATTGCCCACGGGGGAAGTCTGCAGGTGGGAGAGGGCAAGCCACAAGTGGTGGTGGACACCGCCCATGCCGGGTGCATCGACAACAGTTTGTGGTTCATCATCGGGCAGCATTACACCCACCAGATGGATCAGGACACCATGCGTCTGAAAGCAGCGTGGCAGGCCATCCAGCGGGCTTACACCTGGCTGGAATATCAGGATTCCAACGAATGTGGCCTGCTGGAGGTCCACGAGGCGATGGACTGGGCCGATTTGTTTGCCAACCGTTACAACAGCCTGTGGCCCAACGTGCTCTGGTACGCTGCCCAGAAAAGCATGGCTGGCATGGCAGAAGCGCTCGGGCAAGACCCGGAGGTGTATTTGCAGCGTGCAGAGGACATCCGCTTCAAAATCAACACCCTGCTGTGGGTGGGACCCGAGGTGCCCAAAGACCTCGGGTGGGTGGAGAACCACCGCAAGGAATGGCTGTACCCGATCCGGGCCACCGTGAACCTGTATCAGGAAAGGCCGTACTTTCTGCCTTACATGGCCTTCCGGGACTGGTGTGACCGCTTTGACACCTTCGGGAACCTGTGTGCCATTCTGTTCGGGGTGGCAAATGAGCAGCAAACCGCCAGAATTTTCGATTTCATCCGCAGCCACGGCATCGATGAGCCCCACCCCATCAAAGCCCTGTACCCTCCGGTGATGCCCGGAGAGCGGGAATGGCGTGAATACTACCGGGTGCGCAACCTCAACCTGCCCGACCATTACCACAACGGCGGAGCGTGGCCGTTTCTGGGCGGCTTTTACGTGGCCGCTCTGGTGAAAGCTGGCAGGCTTGCGGAGGCCAGACACCAGCTCGCACGTCTCACCGAAATGAACCGCATGGCCCGAGAGCCCGGTCAGGAATGGGACTTCAACGAATGGTTTCACGGCAGGAGCGGCAAACCGGCAGGTTTTCGCGGCCAGAGCTGGTCCACCGCCATGTACATCTATGCCCACGAGTGCGTGCAGCGTGGGGAATGCCCGGTGTTTGGGGGTTTGTGGTGA
- a CDS encoding sugar phosphate isomerase/epimerase family protein — protein MTRDMAFNTANFAYRQAFYSSEEDWGIACRTSRLYFSPIETFRERMDDMLAEIQDLGFSQLELWHFHLNQKWWTSEHVEVLQSLLTERNMSVFAYCGGFGDTEEEFLKTCELMQRLGISILAGATPLLFKNRPFLVEQLRKYGLVFAYENHPEKTPQEVLDKIGDTDTDVIGTTIDTGWYGTQQYPADQAIRELKDRLVHIHLKDVCKVGTHETCGYQDGVVDLQACVEALKEIGYTGKISVEHEPHAYKPNEDIRRSRVLLEGWL, from the coding sequence ATGACCCGAGATATGGCTTTCAACACCGCCAACTTTGCCTACCGTCAGGCGTTCTATTCCAGCGAGGAGGACTGGGGCATCGCTTGCCGCACCAGTCGGCTGTATTTCTCTCCCATCGAGACGTTCCGTGAACGCATGGATGACATGCTGGCGGAAATTCAGGATCTGGGGTTCTCGCAACTGGAACTCTGGCATTTCCACCTCAACCAGAAGTGGTGGACTTCAGAGCATGTGGAGGTCCTGCAAAGCCTCCTGACAGAACGCAACATGTCGGTGTTTGCCTACTGCGGGGGCTTCGGGGACACCGAAGAGGAATTCCTGAAAACCTGCGAATTGATGCAGCGTCTGGGGATTTCCATTCTGGCCGGAGCCACCCCCCTGCTGTTCAAAAACCGCCCGTTTCTGGTGGAGCAGCTTCGCAAGTACGGCCTCGTGTTCGCTTACGAAAACCACCCCGAGAAAACCCCTCAGGAGGTGCTGGACAAGATTGGCGACACCGACACCGACGTGATCGGCACCACCATCGACACCGGATGGTACGGCACCCAGCAATACCCTGCCGATCAGGCGATCCGGGAACTGAAAGACCGTCTGGTGCACATCCACCTCAAAGACGTGTGCAAGGTGGGCACCCACGAAACCTGCGGTTATCAGGATGGGGTGGTGGACCTTCAGGCGTGTGTGGAGGCCCTCAAAGAGATCGGTTACACCGGAAAAATCAGCGTGGAGCACGAACCCCATGCTTACAAACCCAATGAAGACATCAGGCGCTCTCGGGTGCTGCTGGAGGGATGGCTGTGA